CGTCCGGGTGCCGCGTCGCGTCGTGGGGCGGGTCGTCGGCCCGCAGGACGTCGAGGAGCTGGCGCATCTCGCTCAAGGCGAGCCGTCCGGAGTCCTCCAGGGTGACCAGCGCCTCGCGCGCGGCGTCCGGGGCGTGCGCGAGATTGGCCCGGGCGCCGCCCGCCATCAGCTGCATGACGGTGATGTGGTGGGCCACGATGTCGTGCAGCTCCCGCGCGATGCGGCGGCGTTCCTCGGCGACGGCCCGTTCGGCCAGCAGCCCGCGGTTGGCGTCCACCTCCCGCTGCCAGCGGTTGACCAGCAGCGCGGCCACGACGACGAGCACGGTCGAGGTGGTGTACCCCAACGCGGCCCAGGCGAGTGACAGCCCGTGCACCGGGCCGAGCAGGGCCAGCGACGCGGTCGTGAGGCCCGCCGCCACGGTGGCCGCCGGGCGGCCGGTCCGGACGACCGTGAACAGGGCCACCACCAGGCTGGTGTTGAGCCCCGGCGCGACCGGGAGTCCCAGCCGCAGCACCACTTCGAGGGCCATGACCACCGCGAAGACCGGGACCGGGTGGCGGCGCCGTACGAGCAACGGGAGCGCGGCGACCACGAGGAGCAGCATGCCGCCCCCGGTGACGGGCCAGTCGCCGGACTGCTTCGCCATGCCGAAGCCGATCAGGTCCACCGCCAGCGCGCCGATGGTGACGAGCCCGTCCTCGCGCGTCCACAGCGGTGTCGCGGCATCGCTGCCCCGCGCATCGCTGCCCCTCGGATCGCGTCCCCCCAGGCCACGGCCCCTCGCGTCACGGCCCCTCATGCGGTCCTCTCCCGGAGCCGCCACCCGTCCCTCCGGCCCGTGCCGGTGCGCCGCGACCACCACGCTGAGATCCATTCTCGCACCGGGGCCCGTACGGCGGCCACGGACCGTGGGGGGAGCCGCGGACCAGGAGCAGGGTCCTGGGTACCGGCCGCCGCCCCACCACGGTCCCCGTCCGCTTCTCATCCCGCGCCCGGACGACGGGGCCGCTTCCCGCTGATGGTCTGGAACCAGGCCGGAACGCACCCCGAGCCCCTGCCCTGCCCCGTGGCACCGCAGCCCCTCAACGGCCCTTCAACGCCGCACCACCGGAGGAATTTCGTGATCCGCGCCCTGACCGGCTTCTCCACCAGGAACCCATGGAAGGTGATCGCCGTGTGGACGGTGCTGGGCCTGGCCCTGACCTTCCTCAACCAGGCGCTCGTCTACCGGGTCACCGGAGCCCAGCCGGGGGACTTCCTGCCCGCCACCTACGATTCGGCCGCCGCGCTGAAGGTCGCCGAGGAGCGGTTCGGGGTGAAACCGGACGCGAACACGGTGACCGTTCTGGTCGGCCGGTCCGACGGAGCGCCGCTGACCGCCGCGGACGAGCGGCGCATCGGCGCCGGGGCGCAGAAGCTGGGGCAGCGCCGGGTGGTCATGCCGCCGCCCAAGGACGACGCTCCGTCCTTCCTCCTCATCGACCACTCGCAGACCCCGAAGGTGGCTCCGGCCACCCTCGCCCCGGACCGGAGCTTCCAGCTGCTCTCCGTCCAGCTGACCGGCAATGCCATGGACCCCGGTCTGCTGGACGTCTTCCGCGCCTTCCGCGCGGACGCCCGGGCCGAATTCGCCGACGCGGGCCTGCGCACCGGGTTCACCGGAGGAATCGCGTCCACCACCGACACCACCGACGCCGGGGCGACCAGGACCAAGGTGGTGGGCGCCCTCACCACGGCGCTGATCCTGCTGCTCAACGTGCTCGTCTTCCGCAGCGTCCTGGCGGCCCTGCTGCCGCTGCTCGCGATCACCTTCATCGGCGGCGCGGCGGGCGGCGCGGTGACGGGCACCGCGCTGCTCACCGGCATCAAGCTCGACGGGTCCACCCCGAGCCTGATCGGGGTGGTGCTGCTGGGCATCGGGATCGACTACTTCCTGTTCCTGCTCTTCCGCTACCGCGAGCAGCTGCGGAAGCAGCCGGAGCGCGACGCCCGGGCCGTGGCCGCCGAGGTGTCGGGCCGGGTGGGTACGGCGATCACCTCGGCAGCGCTGACCATCGTCGCCGCCTTCGCCACGCTCGCCATCGCCTCCTTCGGGCAGTTCCGGGTGCTCGGCCCCGCCATCGCCGTGTCCGTCCTGGTGATGCTCTTCGGCAGCCTGACGCTGATGCCGGCCATGCTGGCGATGGCGGGGCGCCGGATGTTCTGGCCCTCGCGGGCCCTGAAGCGCGCGCCGCGCGAGGGTGCGGCGGGGCGGCTCGGTGAGCTGGTGGCACGGCGTCCCGTGGCCCTGGTCCTCGCCTCCGTGGCGCTGCTGGGCGCGCTGGCCACCGGGCTGGCCGGGATCGCCATGGACTACGGCCAGGGCGGCGGGGGCGAGCGGACCGCGGCCTCCGCGACCGCGGACGAGATCGGCCGCGCGCTTCCGGCGGACGCGTGGGAGCCGACGACGGTGTACGTGACGGCGCGGGACGGCGGCGCCCTCACCACCGGGCGGCTCGACGGGCTGTCCCGGGCGCTCGGCGCGGTGGACGGCGTCGGCCGGGTCGGGCCCGTCACCTTGAACGGGGACCACCGGGCCGCCCGCATCGACCTGTACCTGCGCGTCGATCCGCAGACGGAGCGGGCCCGCGCGCTGGTCGCCGGGCCGGTGCGCGGCGCGGTCGCCGCGCACTCCCCCGAGGGGACCGTGGCCCATGTGGGCGGTACCGCCGCGGTGTTCGTGGACGTGGCCACCGCCGTCGACCGGGACCTGCGGATCGTGTTCCCGGTCGCGGCGGCGCTGATCGCCCTGATCCTGGTCGTCCTGCTGCGCAGTCTGCTCGCGCCGGTGATCCTGATGGTCTCGGTCGGGCTCGGTTTCGCGGCCACGCTGGGTGCTTCCGCGCTGGTCTTCCAGCACCTGCTGGACCGTCCCGGCGTCGCCTTCACCCTCCCGCTGGTGCTGTTCCTGTTCGTCGTGGCGCTCGGCACCGACTACAACATCCTGATCAGTGACCGGATCCGGGAGGAGATGGAGCTGCCTGGTCCGGCCCGGGCGGCCGTGGCGCGCGCCGTGCGCAGCACCGCGCCCGCCGTCGTCACGGCGGGCCTGGTGCTGGCGGGGTCCTTCGGCAGCCTCGCCGTCGCCCCGGATCCCGGGTCCCGGCAGGTCGGTTTCGCGACCGCGCTCGGCATCGTGCTCTCGGCCTCGGTCCTCTCGCTGGTGCTCGTGCCCGCGCTGGCCGCGCTGCTCGGCCGGGGCACCTGGTGGCCCGTACGCCCCGGGCGCCGCGCGCGGCCCCGTACGGAGGCCGGGCGCGACCCGTGGACCGGCCCGCGGACCGGCCCGTCGGCGGACCCGCTGAACGGCCCGCGGACCGGCCCGGAGCCGCACCGCGTTCCGGCCTCCTGAGCGACAGGCCCTAGGGCAGGGCGGGCGCGGCCGCCGGGCCGGGCACCCCGCGGGCGGCGACGCGGCAGCCGACGCACTGCGCGTGCCCGGCGTGCGCGGCGGTGTCGCGCACCCGCCAGTCGCGCTGGGAGTGCGGGCGGGGCCCGCTCGGTTTGCCCCATCCGGCGAGGTGCAGGACCCAGGTGGCGAGGACCGACAGGACGAGCAGGGCGAGGCCGAGCCAGAGGCCCGGGGTCCAGCCGAGGCAGAGCGCGCCGCCCGTGACGGTGGAGCCGAGGACGGCCACGACGGTTCCGGTCCAGCCGGCCACGGTGTGGCCCATGTCGACGTCTCCGTGCGCGCTCATGATTCTCCCCGGGGCAGGCGGCAGTAGGCTCGGAGCAGGATCTTTCATCTCACGAGCTAAGTTACTTAGATGCTAAGGAGTATTCGCGTGGACGGCAAGCCCCGCCCCCCCGCCTCGGCCGGGGAGGCGATCCAGCGCATGGACGCCTACGTCAGCCTCGGCCTGGTCGGCCAGCAGGAGGTGGCCCAGCTGCTGGGGCTGAACGTCACGGACCTGACCTGCCTCGGCCACATCCTGGGCGCCGGGGAGAACCCGCTCGGCGCGGGCGATCTGGCCGAGAGGGCCAACCTGACGACCGGGGCCGTCACCGGGGTGCTCAACCGGCTGGAGCGCGCCGGGTACGCCCGCCGGCAGCCGGACCCGTCGGACCGGCGCCGGGTGCGGGTGGTCGCCGATCCGACGGCCGCCGCGCGGGTGGTCTCGGTGTACGAGCCGTTCTACGCCCGGCTCGCCGCCCTCTTCGCCGACTACTCCCCCGACGAGATCGCCGTCATCGCCGACTGGTTCGGGCGCGCCACCGAGGAGGCCCGGGCCCACCTGGAGCACGTACGCTCCACCAGCGGCCGGTTCGCGGCGCCGTAGCCACGGCCGGGACCGCGGGACCGCTCCGGACCGGCCGCCGGGCGTCCGGTACCCGGTGGTAAAATGGGTTGGTTACTTGCGGCGCACGGCATTCGGACCGGTCGCCGACGCACGACGAAGCCGGGGCCCGTACCGCTGGGTACGGGCCCCCGTTCCGTTCCGGCTCGTTCTCGCGCATGCCCGCCCGGCCGTCCGTCGGCCGGTCCGGGACTCCTCGACGACGCGCTCCGTATCGAGGAAGGTTCTCCGTTTGAATCCGTCAGCTCGTGGCCGCTTCGGCGTCCAGCCCGGCAGGCCCCCCAAGACCGCGAAGTCCCCCAAGAAGTCCGCGCGGCCGCTCGCGCCGCAGGGCGAGTTCGCGATGCCGCAGACGATCGCCCCGGCACTGCCCGCGGTGGAGGCGTTCTCCGAGCTGGGGCTGCCGGAGGAGCTGATGGCGACGATGGCGGAGCTGGAGGTGCGCGAGCCGTTCCCGATCCAGGCCGCCACCCTGCCGAACGCCCTCGCCGGGCGGGACATCCTCGGCCGCGGCCGGACCGGCTCCGGCAAGACCCTCGCCTTCGGGCTCGCGATGATCGTCCGTACGGCCGGACGCCGGGCGGAGCCGAAGCGCCCGCTCGCGCTGGTCCTCGTACCGACCCGCGAACTCGCCCAGCAGGTGACCGAGGCGCTGACCCCGTACGCGCACGCCATGAAGCTGCGGATCGCCACGGTGGTCGGCGGACTCTCCATCGGCCGCCAGGTGGGCGCCCTCAAGACCGGCGCCGAGATCGTCGTGGCCACCCCGGGGCGGCTCAGCGACCTGGTCGGGCGGCGCGACTGCCACCTGGAACGCGTCAAGATCACGGTGCTCGACGAGGCCGACCAGATGACCGACATGGGCTTCATGCCGCAGGTCACCGAGATCCTCGACCAGGTGCACCACGACGGCCAGAAGATGCTCTTCTCGGCCACCCTCGACCGCAATGTCGACCAATTGGTCCGTACGTACCTCAAGGACCCGGTCGTCCACTCGGTGGACGCCTCGGTCGGCACGGTGACGACGATGGAGCACCACGTGCTCCACATCCACGCCGCCGACAAGTACGAGACCGCCACCGAGATCGCGGCCCGTGACGGGCGGGTGCTGATGTTCCTCGACACCAAGCACGCCGTGGACCAGTTCACCCGGCACCTGCGGGCCAACGGCGTACGGGCCGAAGGCCTGCACAGCGGCAAGTCGCAGCCGCAGCGCACCCGCACGCTCGCCCAGTTCAAGACCGGCGCGGTGACCGTACTGGTCGCCACCAACGTCGCGGCGCGCGGACTGCACGTCGACGACCTCGACCTCGTCGTGAACGTCGACCCGCCCGCCGACCACAAGGACTACCTGCACCGCGGCGGCCGTACGGCGCGCGCGGGCGAGTCCGGCCGGGTCGTCACCCTCGTCACGCCGAACCAGCGCCGCGACATGACCCGTCTGCTGGCCGACGCGAAGATCCGCCCCACCATCACCCAGGTGCGGTCCGGCGACTCCCTGCTGAGCAAGATCACCGGGGCGAAGAAGCCGTCCGGGATCCCGCTGGCCGGCGCCGCGCCCGCCGAGGGCGGCAAGGACGGGAAGGGCGGCAAGGGCAACAGCACCCTCGCCTTCCGCGGCATCGGCACCCGGCCGGGACGGCCGGGCGGCAAGGCCAAGGAATCCCGCAAGACCACCGAGGCCCGGCAGGCCGCCGAAGCGCGGGCGGCCGCGCGGGTGCGCCGCGGGGTCTGACCCCGCCGGGGTGCGAAGGGGGCCGGGTGCGCGCTGCGCACCCGGCCCCTTCTTTTGACCCTGGAGCCCGTCGGTCAGCGGCGGCGGCCGGCCACTATCGCCCGCGTCACGATCGGCGGCAGCAGGTCCTTCGCGAGGCGGCGCACCCGCCGCGCACGCGGTACGGGCTTCTGCTGGGCCGGGACCGCCGAGAGGACGGGGACCTCGGGGGCCCGCAGCGGCCGCGGCTCCGGCGGCGCGATGGCCTTCTGGCCCCCTATCCGCACCAGCGGGGCGCCCGCGACCTGGTCGATCCCGTGCCAGAGGTCCTCGCGGGCCTCCAGCCACTCGCGCAGCGCCTTCTGCAGCGGCGCGGGGTCGCCCCAGGTCGCGTAGAGCTTCGTACCGGACACGCAGATCACGCGCAGCTCGGCGGAGGTGACCGCGCCCCACACGGCGGCGGCGACACCCGGGCAGTGCTCGGAACGGTAGTCGTCGAACACCACCACCGCGCCGGGCGCCGCGAGCAGGCGGGAGGCCTCGATGTCCCCGTGCACGTGCTCGTAGAGGTGGGATGCGTCCACGTGGATGAAACGGCAGCTGGCGGCGCGGACCCGGTCGCCGACCACGGAGGTCGGGGCCTGTATGACGGTCGGCAGCTCCTCGTGGAAGGCGAGGTAGTTCGCCTCGAAGGCCTGACGGGTCAGCGACGCGTAAGAGGACCGCGTCTCCGCGAGGTTGGACTCGTCCTCGGCGGGCGAGTCGAAGAGGTCACAGACCGTGAACTCCTCGCCGTCCCGCAGGTAACGACCCATGAATATCGCGCTCTTGCCCATGTACGCGCCGAGTTCCAGGAGATCGCCGCGGTGTTCGGCATCGGCGTTCTGGTGCTCCAGGAACCAGTCGAACAGCAGCTGATCGACGTTCCAGAACCATCCCTTCACGTCATTGAACCCCGTGGGAACCGGTGCTGCGGACAGCACTTCGGGGTCGGTGAGAGGGAGACGCGCAGCTTGCGACATGGAGAGTCGTCCTCCGGGGATATGGCACGGAATCAGCACTGACACCTGGCCGGGTAGCCAGACCTTAGACCACGGGACGGGTACATGACGAGGCTGCGGAGGGCCCGAGGCGCAAGACGGAGGCCGAAGAGGGAACGGATCGCCCCACGTGGGGCGTTGCCGATGGCTGCCGCCGGGGGCGCTCCGGGGCCGCGCCCCGGGGGCGCGCCCCCGGCCCGGGGCCGCGTCTCTGCCCCCGGGGCCACGTCCCGGGGCCCGGGTGCCCGCCGGGGCCGCCCCGGGCGCGGGACCCGGGGTCCGGGGCTCGGGCGCGTCCCGGGGCCCGGGCGCATCCCGGGCCAGCACAGCCCGACTGGCTCCCGCCGCGCCCACCGCTCGGGAGCACGGCCCGGGGGGCGGGCACATGCCCCGGGGGCGCGGGCGGGGCGCGTGGCCGGGTCTCTGGCCCGGGGCCGAATCAGGGGGGGCCGGACGCATGCCGGGACCGGACGCACGCCTCGCGTGGCAGCGCCCGGCCGGCTCCCGCACCGCCCACCGCTCGGGGGCACGTCCCGGGCCCGGGCGCACGCCGGGCCGCTCCGAGCCTGGGGCCCGGAGTCCCGGGCGCGGGCGCCGGACCCCGGGGGCGCGGGCGGGACCCGGGGCCGCGCCCCGGGGGCCCGGGCGCATGCCGGGCCCGGGCACACGCGGCGCCCACCGCTCGGGGGCGAGCCCCCGGCCCGGGCGCATGCCGGGCCGCTCCGGGCTCGGGACCCGGGACCGCGGGCGGACCCCGGGACCCCCGGGGTCCCGGGGCGCGGGCGGGGCGCGGGGGTCCCGGTACCCCGGGACGATGCGGGGGGCCGCTCCGGGTGCGGGACCCGGGACTGCGGGCGGGACCCTGAGGCGCGTCCTGGGGCCCCGGGGTCCCGGGCCCGGGCGCATGCCGCGCGTGGCAGCGCCCGGCCGACGCCCGCCGCGCCCACCGCTCGGGGCGGGCCCGGGGCGGGTGCCACTGCCGGTGCCGCGTCGGTGGCGCGCCGCGCCGATGCCGGAGCCGGTGCCATGCCCGTGCCCGGCCGGTGCCGGTCTCGGTGCCGTGCTGCGTCGCGTCGCGTCGCGGGGACGCCGCTCGGTGGGCTGCGGCGTTACGGGCGCCCCGAGCCGCGGCGCTGGCTGCGCGGGCAGGCAAGCCCGGGCCTGGCCGCACAAACCCGCCAGGCCGCCAGGCCGCAGGGCGCTGGTGCGTTCCCTTTGCCGCCGCGAAACATCCGTGTACGCACCGAGGCTCGCGCTTTCAGGGCTGGGCCGCAGGCGGGTGGTCGGGCAGGGGCGGGCGCGCCCCGCCCGGCGGGCGCTGGGCAGGGCGGAGGCTCGGGGCTCATGGTCCGGGGTTGGGGCCGGGCGGCCCGGCGGCATGGAGGGGAACGGGTAGCCGATGCTTCACGGAAGCGAAGGTGACCGGTCAGGCGGTCAGCGGGCGATCAGCAGGGCTTCCGAGCCGACCGGGCGGAAACCGGCGGCCTGGAAGGCGCGGATGCTACGGGCGTTGCCCGCGGCCTGCTGGGACCAGACGGGGGCGCCGTCGGGGACGAGGTGGCGGGCGGCGGTGGCCAGGGCGCGGCCCAGCCCCCGGTGCCGTACGTGCTCGTCCACCTCGATCGCGGTCTCCCAGCGGCCCGCGATCCCGCGGCCGAGGACGACGACCCCGCCGTCGGCGGCCCACACGCGGACGTCGTCGCGCCGGGCGCGGGCCCGGACCACGCGGGGGTGGTCCCGGTCGGCGAGTTCCCGCAGCGCGACCGGCGGCTCCCCCGGCAGCGGACCGGCGACCGTCATGAGGTCGATCGTGTCGTGCCGACGCCCGGTGCGGTCCATGAGGGCGGCCAGGAAGCGGGGGTTCATCGTGGCGGCCAGTCCGTCACATTCGATGCCCGCCAGGGTCGACCGTACCCACGCGGGGTCCTCGTCGGTGAAGACCACGGAGTGCGCGGTGAAGGCGATGACCCCGGCGTCCCGGTGGTTCTCCTGCGCGACCACGGTCGTCCCGCCGTCGGGCGGCGGGAACTGCCCCCGGGCCGCCGCGTCGAGTATCTCCCCCAGTGTCCGGCCCATGCCGTCGTCCCCGCCCTTCTCCCCGCACCGCGCCCGGACGGACGCGTGGCGGCTGAAACGATATACGGGCCGCCCGTACGGGGATGCACGGGATCACGACGGAATCACCAGGTCAGGCCCTCTGCCGGGAGTTCCGTGGCGGGGCGGCGCGCGGGCCGGGGCAGGCCGAGACGGGCGCGGGCCGCGTGGACGGAGGTCAGCTGGTCCGCCGCGCCGGGGCCCCAGTCGCAGAGGTCCCGGACCTGTTCGGGGGTGGCCAGCAGGCGGGCGTGCGCCGGGTCGGCGGCCGGGCCGAGCGCGCGGAGCCGGGCTGCCGAGCGGATCCGTACGCCGTCCTCCTCGCGCACGTACCCCAGCGGCTCGGCTTCGGCGACGGCCGGTTCAGCGGCGGGCCGAGGGGCACCTCCCGGCAGCCGCGCGGCCCCGGTGGCGTGGGCGATCAGCACCAGCACCCGCCCGTCGGGGGCGAACAGCCAGGCCGCCCGGTCGTGGACGGGCAGGTCGGCCGGGGCGGGCCCCGCGCACCAGACCCCCCGCTCCGGGGTGCGGCGGGTGCGCAGCACCCCGAGCCGGTCGAGCGCGCCCGGCGCGGTGGGCCGCCCGTCCTCCAGGAGGGCGGGGCCGCCGCCGTCGATGCGGGCCCGCAGCGCGGACAGGGCGCGCCGCGCGTCTCCGGGGTGCATCAGCCCGGGCAGGTCGGCCGGTTCGGCGAAGTGGACGCCGGTGATCTCCTGGGCGGGCAGCCGGATGGCCGAGATGCGGTCCGCGTCCCAGGTACCGCCGTCGAAGACGTGCAGGATCTCGCCGGGGAAGCGCATCTCCGGTTCGAAGCCGGGGGCGTCGGCGGGGATCCAGTCCACCGCGAGGCCGCGCGGGAAGTGGTCCCGGATGCCGAGTTCCTCGTACACCTCACGGGCGGCCGCCGCGGAGGGCGCCTCCCCCGCGTCCACCGCGCCGCCGGGCAGCAGCCGGTCGGGCCGGTAGTCCACGGTCTGGACGAGGACGCGCCCGTCGGGGTCGGTGACCAGGACGCACGCTCCGCTCCAGAGCGCGGCCCGCGAGGCCCCGTATGCGGCGGGGCTCATCCACGTGTCGGCGGCCGGTCCGTTCCGCTCCCCCGGGGCCGCGTGCTGCGGCGTCGCGGGCTGCGGCGTCTCGGGTTCCGAGGTCGCGGGTTCCGGGATGGCGTGGTCCGCGGTCGCGTGGTCCGTCCGGTCCGTGTGGTCCGTGTCGGTCAGCTGCGGCATCGGTACTCCGTTCACCGTGGATGGGAGAGGGCCGGGGCGGGCGCGTCACGCCGTTCCCGGCGCCTGTGCAACAGCGCGCACGGCCCCCGGGTTACGGCGCCGTGCACGAGGGGCGCGGGCGCGCGCCCGACCTGCGGGTTTTACCGGCCCTATGGCCGTTTATTACCTGGTTATGTACTCCTTGCTAGCTTTCGGGCGCGGGCCGGTCGGCGTGAAAGCCCCCGGCCCGTCCAGACGACCACCTTCAGGGGGACAGCTATGCGACAGGCCGGCGGCACCGGGACCGGGAACGGGGACGGAACCGGGGCGGCCACCGGGGAGCGGCGACGGCGGCCTATGCGGCCGATGCGGCCGCTCGCCGTCACGGGCGGCACCCTGGCCCTCGGTTGCGCCGGTCTGTACGGCGCCGGTCTGCTCCTGGCCTCCGATGAGATCACCGCGGGTACGAAGGTCCGCGGCGTGGACATCGGCGGGATGGACCGGGACCGGGCGCGCCAGGCCCTGGACCGCGCCTTCGGGCCCACGGCCCCGACCGCGTTCGCGATACGGATCGGCGAGCGCGTCGAGCGGGCCGAACCCCGCGACCTCGGCCTCTCCGTCGACTCCGGGTTCGACGTCGCCGTCGACCGGGTCTTCGAGCAGGGCGGCAAGGAGGTCAAGCGCGAGACCTTCACGACGCGTTACACCCCGCGCGACACCGTCACCTGCGGGAACCGATGAACGTCACCGGCAGCCTGCCCGGAGCCGACAGACCGTCCGGAATCGACAGGCTTTCCGGAGTCGACGCCGCGCGCGGCCTCGCCGTGCTCGGGATGTTCGCGGTGCACGTCGGGCCCGGCGCGCGCCCCTCCGGCGCGAACTACCTGGTCCTCGCCGCGGACGGGCGCGCGCCCGCCGTCTTCACCCTCCTCGCCGGTTTCTCGCTGGCCCTCGCCCAGCGGCGGCGCGCGGGGAGCGGGGGCGCGTCGCCCACCCCCGGAGGGGCGCGTCCGCTGCTGATCCGCTCCGCGGTGCTCGGCGCGCTGGGGCTCTGCCTGGCCGCGCTCTGGCCCGGGATCCTGGTCATCCTGGCCTTCTTCGCGCTCTACTTCCTCGCCGCCGAGCCCTTCACCCGGCTCTCCACGAAGGCGCTCGCCGTGGTCGCGGGCGTGAGCGTGGCGGCCGGCCCGCTACTCTCGTACGTCCTCGGTCCGCTCTTCGGGGTCACGGCCTCGGGCCGCGGCGCGGTGCCCGGCCTTGCCGATCTGGCGCGCGGCTGGACCGGACTCGGCGAGATCCTGCGCGCCCTGCTGCTCACGGGCGCCTACCCGGTGGTCACCTACTTGCCTTACGTGCTCGTCGGCATGGCACTGGGGCGGCTGTGCGACGTCCACGCGAAGGCGGTCGCCCTGCGCATGGCGCTGTGGGGTTCGGCCGTCGCGGCCGTGGCGTACGGCTCCGCGTGGCTGGCCACCGAGGTGCTCGGCGGACGGCAGCGGCTGCTGGCCGCGATCGCCGCGCACCACCCGGAGGCCATGACCGCCACCGATCCGGTACGGGCCGTACTCGCCCAGCAGTACGGGGCCGTCCCCAGCACCTCGTGGGACTGGCTGCTGCTCGCCTCCCCCTACAGCCAGACCCCGCTGGAGACCCTCGGCAACGCGGGCGTCGGCGCCGCGCTCATCGGCGGCCTCGTGCTGCTGACGCGCGAGCGGTGCGCCGCCCGGCTGCTGCGGCCGCTCACCGCGCTGGGCGCGATGGCGCTCAGCGCGTACGTCGTGCACGCACTGGTGCTGGCCGGTCCGGCGAAGGGGGCCGCTTCCTGGGCCGCGCTGGCCGCCTTCTCGGGCGTGGCCCTGGCCGCGGCCTGGGGCTGGCAGCGGGTGTGGGCCGGTTCCCCGCTGCGCCGCGGGCCGTTGGAGCACGTCCTCCGGCTGGCCACCGCTCCGCGCGCCCGCGCCCGCACCGGCGCGTGACCGCGGGCGCACGCCCGCATCAGACCCCGCACGCCCCCTCGGGACGGGCCGTGCGGACCACCCGTACGCGTGACGCGGCACCGGTCCGGGTCCGCGCATGCGGCAGGGTGGGCGGATGCAGCTGCGCCGGGTCCTGCCCCTGTCCCTTGCCGCGTTCCTCCTCGGTGCCGGGTGCACCGGATGCATGACCGTCGCGCCGTCGGTCCCGGCCGCACCGGCAGCGGACCCCGCGACCGTCCGCACGCACGCCCCGCATCCCGTACTGCCCCTGGGGCGGCTGCCGGAGGATCCCGCGCAGGCGGCCGCGTCCCCGGTGCCGGCCGCGCCGGCGGCGTCGGCAGCCGCGGCCCCGGCGGACGGGACGGACGGGCAGGAAGGCCAGGACGGGGAGGGCGCGGACGGCGCCCGGCGCGGGGCGCCGCACCGCTCCGGGAAGGTCCGCGCCCCCGCCCCGGCGAAGGCCCGTACGCCGCGCGCCCGGCCGCGCCCGCAGACCCGGCCCGGGGCGCCGGGGCGTTCGTATGACATGGCGGCGATCTGCGCGGCGGCCCACGGCACGGTGTCCCCGTCGATCGCCCAGCTGTGCTCAGACCAGTACGGCCGCTGAGCGGTACGGCCGGCCACATATTCGGTAGATCCGTCCGGTGCGCCTTCCTACAGTGGCGGTGACCACGTCATCGACCGGAGCGGATCATGCGCACCCACTATCCCCGCACTCCGCACGTCCCGTGGTCCCCCGGGGCCACGCCCGACGACATCCGCGCCGGTGACCTGTCGGGGCTGCCGGGGCTCGCCGGGCGCGAGGTCGTGGTGACCGAGAAGCTGGACGGCGAGAACACGACCCTCTATGCCGACGGCCTGCACGCGCGCTCCCTGGACTCCGCCCACCATCCCTCGCGCGCCTGGGTGAAGGCCCTCCAGGGACGCATCGGCCCGGGGATTCCCGCCGGTTGGCGGATCTGCGGCGAGAACCTCTACGCACGCCACTCCCTCGCCTACGACGCGCTCGACAGCTGGTTCTACGGCTTCTCCGTCTGGGACGGCGAGCACTGCCTCGACTGGGACCGGACGGTGCGGTTCCTGACCGGGCTGGGCGTGCCGGTTCCGCGCGTGCTGTGGCGGGGCGTCCTGGACGCCAAGGCCGAGCGCGCGCTGCGCAGGCTGAAGCTGGACACCAACCGCCACGAGGGGTACGTCGTGCGCTCCGTGGCGGGCTTCGACCGTGCGGCCTTCGCGCGGCACGTGGCCAAATGGGTGCGCGGGGGTCATGTGCAGACCGGCACCCACTGGATGT
This is a stretch of genomic DNA from Streptomyces sp. NBC_00536. It encodes these proteins:
- a CDS encoding sensor histidine kinase; this encodes MDLSVVVAAHRHGPEGRVAAPGEDRMRGRDARGRGLGGRDPRGSDARGSDAATPLWTREDGLVTIGALAVDLIGFGMAKQSGDWPVTGGGMLLLVVAALPLLVRRRHPVPVFAVVMALEVVLRLGLPVAPGLNTSLVVALFTVVRTGRPAATVAAGLTTASLALLGPVHGLSLAWAALGYTTSTVLVVVAALLVNRWQREVDANRGLLAERAVAEERRRIARELHDIVAHHITVMQLMAGGARANLAHAPDAAREALVTLEDSGRLALSEMRQLLDVLRADDPPHDATRHPDGPPPRPAGPEAPQPGADDLDRLVTESRQSGLPTELSVRGEPYPLPPTVGLTVFRLVQEGLTNTRKHAGDARASVRLAYHPDRITVEVRDDGAARPGRPGSGYGLTGMRERVALQGGTLDAGALDDGGFRVAADLPTGPGVGTSIREEVRR
- a CDS encoding MMPL family transporter, translating into MIRALTGFSTRNPWKVIAVWTVLGLALTFLNQALVYRVTGAQPGDFLPATYDSAAALKVAEERFGVKPDANTVTVLVGRSDGAPLTAADERRIGAGAQKLGQRRVVMPPPKDDAPSFLLIDHSQTPKVAPATLAPDRSFQLLSVQLTGNAMDPGLLDVFRAFRADARAEFADAGLRTGFTGGIASTTDTTDAGATRTKVVGALTTALILLLNVLVFRSVLAALLPLLAITFIGGAAGGAVTGTALLTGIKLDGSTPSLIGVVLLGIGIDYFLFLLFRYREQLRKQPERDARAVAAEVSGRVGTAITSAALTIVAAFATLAIASFGQFRVLGPAIAVSVLVMLFGSLTLMPAMLAMAGRRMFWPSRALKRAPREGAAGRLGELVARRPVALVLASVALLGALATGLAGIAMDYGQGGGGERTAASATADEIGRALPADAWEPTTVYVTARDGGALTTGRLDGLSRALGAVDGVGRVGPVTLNGDHRAARIDLYLRVDPQTERARALVAGPVRGAVAAHSPEGTVAHVGGTAAVFVDVATAVDRDLRIVFPVAAALIALILVVLLRSLLAPVILMVSVGLGFAATLGASALVFQHLLDRPGVAFTLPLVLFLFVVALGTDYNILISDRIREEMELPGPARAAVARAVRSTAPAVVTAGLVLAGSFGSLAVAPDPGSRQVGFATALGIVLSASVLSLVLVPALAALLGRGTWWPVRPGRRARPRTEAGRDPWTGPRTGPSADPLNGPRTGPEPHRVPAS
- a CDS encoding HGxxPAAW family protein — translated: MSAHGDVDMGHTVAGWTGTVVAVLGSTVTGGALCLGWTPGLWLGLALLVLSVLATWVLHLAGWGKPSGPRPHSQRDWRVRDTAAHAGHAQCVGCRVAARGVPGPAAAPALP
- a CDS encoding MarR family transcriptional regulator, with the protein product MDGKPRPPASAGEAIQRMDAYVSLGLVGQQEVAQLLGLNVTDLTCLGHILGAGENPLGAGDLAERANLTTGAVTGVLNRLERAGYARRQPDPSDRRRVRVVADPTAAARVVSVYEPFYARLAALFADYSPDEIAVIADWFGRATEEARAHLEHVRSTSGRFAAP
- a CDS encoding DEAD/DEAH box helicase, yielding MPQTIAPALPAVEAFSELGLPEELMATMAELEVREPFPIQAATLPNALAGRDILGRGRTGSGKTLAFGLAMIVRTAGRRAEPKRPLALVLVPTRELAQQVTEALTPYAHAMKLRIATVVGGLSIGRQVGALKTGAEIVVATPGRLSDLVGRRDCHLERVKITVLDEADQMTDMGFMPQVTEILDQVHHDGQKMLFSATLDRNVDQLVRTYLKDPVVHSVDASVGTVTTMEHHVLHIHAADKYETATEIAARDGRVLMFLDTKHAVDQFTRHLRANGVRAEGLHSGKSQPQRTRTLAQFKTGAVTVLVATNVAARGLHVDDLDLVVNVDPPADHKDYLHRGGRTARAGESGRVVTLVTPNQRRDMTRLLADAKIRPTITQVRSGDSLLSKITGAKKPSGIPLAGAAPAEGGKDGKGGKGNSTLAFRGIGTRPGRPGGKAKESRKTTEARQAAEARAAARVRRGV